Below is a genomic region from Fulvia fulva chromosome 13, complete sequence.
AGAGGCTCGAAAGGGTGGGTGGACTGATTTGGTTGCGTGATTATAGGTAACAGACCCGCAAACGCACCAACCTTCCTCGAACCCGAACTCGCGCTATACTACCTACCTGATTCGTCTGAGCACCAACATTCCCGCTTTCAAACTTCGCCGATCTGAGGTGCGGCGACGATACAGCGATTTCGAGGTGTTTAGAGATTTGCTTGAGAGAGAGTCGGCGAGGGTCAGTATACCACCTCTGCCGGGGAAAGTGTATCTGAACAGATTTGATGATGCGGTTATTGAGGAGAGGAGAAGGGGACTGGAGAGGTTCTTGAAGATTGTGGTGGGACATCCGCTTTTGCAGACGGGCAGTCGCGTGTTGGGCGGGTTTGTGCAGGATCCGAACTGGGATCGGAATGCGTGGTAGAGGGAGAGGGAGGATACGAAGGTTCAGGTATGGCGCTACACGGGCTTGGGAGATGTAAACGTGGAATATGCTTCGT
It encodes:
- a CDS encoding Sorting nexin-3, coding for MQRIDPRPVDTPAQQQAQDQQSQGQGQGQEQNGSTRQSQLNLPPGFSSTGREPHTQSFEEIYGVPENFLEIEVTDPQTHQPSSNPNSRYTTYLIRLSTNIPAFKLRRSEVRRRYSDFEVFRDLLERESARVSIPPLPGKVYLNRFDDAVIEERRRGLERFLKIVVGHPLLQTGSRVLGGFVQDPNWDRNAW